One part of the Lotus japonicus ecotype B-129 chromosome 2, LjGifu_v1.2 genome encodes these proteins:
- the LOC130738947 gene encoding multiprotein-bridging factor 1c: MPTRSTGAISQDWEPVVLHKSKPKAQDLRNPKAVNQALRTGAEVQTVKKSDAGSNRKTAGPVVNARKLDEAAEPAALGRVAGEVRHAIQKARLEKKMSQAELAKQINERPQVVQEYENGKAVPNQAVLAKMERVLGVKLRGKIGK; encoded by the coding sequence ATGCCAACCCGATCAACCGGAGCCATAAGCCAGGACTGGGAGCCAGTCGTTCTACACAAATCAAAGCCCAAGGCACAGGACCTGCGAAACCCCAAGGCCGTGAACCAGGCTCTGCGAACCGGCGCGGAGGTGCAGACGGTGAAGAAATCCGACGCCGGATCCAACAGGAAAACCGCCGGCCCGGTTGTGAACGCGAGGAAGCTTGACGAGGCGGCGGAGCCCGCGGCGCTGGGGCGCGTGGCGGGGGAGGTGAGGCACGCGATTCAGAAGGCGCGtttggagaagaagatgagTCAGGCTGAGCTGGCGAAGCAGATCAATGAGCGGCCGCAGGTGGTGCAGGAGTATGAGAATGGTAAGGCGGTGCCGAATCAGGCTGTGCTTGCGAAGATGGAGAGGGTGCTCGGGGTGAAGCTTAGGGGTAAAATCGGAAAGTGA